One window from the genome of Commensalibacter oyaizuii encodes:
- the ubiG gene encoding bifunctional 2-polyprenyl-6-hydroxyphenol methylase/3-demethylubiquinol 3-O-methyltransferase UbiG, with amino-acid sequence MSTVTTPNPHNQKNSIIENEINHFNTLADQWWNREGPMSALHEMNALRIEWIHSLIKKYSNPHPSLPILDIGCGAGLASEAMAALGYDVLGVDAGQEVIAAAENHLKTVPLPPNSGHVTYRVGSVEALVEEQKQFSIITALELLEHVSDPQEFILNLAKLLTPDGKLFLSTINRNIHSFLFAKVAAEYLTRKLPIGTHNWKQFITPSELGNMANQAGLRVTDIAGLTMYPNGWKTTSNIKINYMVCLSKI; translated from the coding sequence ATGTCCACCGTTACTACACCTAATCCACACAATCAAAAGAATTCTATCATTGAAAATGAAATTAATCATTTTAATACTTTAGCAGATCAATGGTGGAATCGTGAAGGTCCGATGAGTGCCTTACATGAAATGAATGCCCTGCGAATTGAGTGGATTCATTCCTTGATAAAAAAATACTCGAACCCACATCCTTCTTTACCGATTTTAGATATTGGTTGCGGTGCAGGACTTGCCAGCGAGGCCATGGCAGCTTTGGGATACGATGTCTTAGGGGTCGATGCTGGGCAAGAGGTAATCGCCGCTGCTGAAAATCACTTAAAAACGGTTCCGCTGCCCCCTAATAGTGGACATGTTACGTATCGGGTCGGCAGTGTTGAAGCGCTTGTTGAAGAGCAAAAACAATTTTCTATCATTACTGCTCTTGAATTATTGGAACATGTTAGTGACCCTCAGGAATTTATTTTAAACCTTGCTAAATTATTGACACCCGATGGCAAGCTATTTCTTTCCACTATTAATCGCAATATTCACTCCTTTTTATTTGCAAAAGTTGCAGCAGAGTATTTAACCCGTAAATTGCCAATCGGAACCCATAACTGGAAACAATTCATCACCCCATCAGAGTTAGGCAACATGGCAAATCAGGCGGGATTACGCGTTACCGATATCGCAGGCCTGACCATGTATCCAAACGGTTGGAAAACAACCTCGAACATCAAAATAAATTATATGGTCTGTCTTTCCAAAATATAA
- a CDS encoding autotransporter strand-loop-strand O-heptosyltransferase — translation MSEDHKLKVEGFDRIKLKTREDAQENSSTVVEQSDQSKMGDSSPPVNTGSVVEGTSKVIEQLAQQFSPQFGGDDTAKQPQITSTGSENQEGGAQKNDAANNAPRSLVNPPALPTQVADYGIHFDFNFAMRVSVPKPAEGEGWRVQFFDQDTSVILLDQPCFDMGHAATSKHHFLRGKIVVSKILKNGTQQEVLAHEYNATGKEVLIVFPVGSLGDSLGWMPYAERFRKKHNCKLTVAIGAPLVELFEKSYPDVTFINSEDFAKQPQSEKEKFYASYYIGLFFDDEDNHWQPHDFRQVGLHRTAGYILGVDPTEEPPKLTYSEDTRPIEEPYVVIATQASTQCKYWNNPYGWHKVIEFLKSVGYRVICIDKEMVYGRDLVWNHMPHGAEDQTGARSLTERARWLRHAEFFIGLSSGLAWLAWGAGIPVVIISGFTHPSTEFNTPYRVFSTHVCNGCWNDIRHKFDHQNFLFCPRHRDTPRQFECTKGISHQHVIDTILKIPGCRKEPITTA, via the coding sequence ATGAGTGAAGATCATAAATTAAAAGTCGAAGGCTTTGATCGAATTAAGTTAAAAACACGTGAAGATGCGCAGGAAAACAGCTCAACGGTTGTTGAGCAATCTGACCAATCAAAAATGGGTGATAGTTCGCCACCAGTCAATACTGGTTCTGTCGTTGAGGGAACCAGCAAAGTTATAGAGCAGTTGGCACAACAATTTTCGCCACAATTTGGTGGCGATGATACTGCAAAACAACCACAAATAACCAGTACGGGTTCAGAAAACCAAGAAGGTGGCGCGCAAAAAAACGATGCCGCTAATAATGCCCCAAGAAGTTTGGTTAATCCACCAGCACTTCCGACGCAAGTTGCAGATTACGGTATTCATTTCGATTTTAACTTTGCCATGCGTGTATCTGTACCAAAACCTGCCGAAGGTGAGGGATGGCGCGTCCAATTTTTTGATCAAGATACCTCTGTAATTTTATTGGATCAGCCTTGTTTTGATATGGGGCATGCCGCGACTTCCAAGCATCATTTTTTAAGAGGCAAGATTGTTGTTTCTAAAATCCTTAAAAATGGTACACAACAAGAAGTCTTGGCCCATGAATATAATGCAACTGGTAAAGAGGTTCTTATTGTGTTCCCGGTGGGATCTTTAGGGGATTCCTTAGGATGGATGCCTTATGCAGAAAGATTTCGTAAAAAGCATAATTGCAAATTAACGGTTGCTATCGGTGCACCACTGGTGGAATTGTTTGAGAAATCTTATCCAGATGTTACTTTCATTAACTCTGAAGATTTTGCCAAACAACCCCAAAGTGAAAAAGAAAAGTTTTACGCATCATACTACATAGGACTTTTTTTCGATGATGAAGATAATCATTGGCAACCCCATGATTTTAGACAGGTTGGCTTGCATCGTACGGCTGGATATATTTTGGGTGTTGATCCAACAGAGGAACCTCCTAAATTAACATATAGCGAAGATACCAGACCCATTGAAGAACCGTATGTCGTTATCGCAACGCAGGCATCAACGCAGTGTAAATATTGGAATAACCCTTACGGATGGCATAAGGTTATCGAGTTTTTGAAATCTGTTGGATATCGCGTCATCTGTATTGACAAAGAAATGGTCTATGGTCGTGATTTGGTTTGGAACCATATGCCACATGGTGCCGAAGATCAAACGGGTGCGCGGTCTTTGACCGAGCGGGCGCGTTGGTTAAGGCATGCTGAGTTTTTCATTGGTTTATCTTCTGGGCTTGCGTGGCTTGCGTGGGGGGCTGGAATCCCTGTCGTTATCATTTCTGGTTTTACCCATCCTTCAACAGAATTCAACACACCCTATCGTGTGTTTAGTACTCATGTATGTAATGGATGTTGGAATGATATTCGTCATAAATTTGATCATCAGAATTTCCTTTTTTGTCCAAGGCATCGTGATACACCACGCCAATTTGAATGCACAAAAGGCATATCTCACCAGCATGTGATTGATACAATTTTAAAGATTCCGGGGTGTCGTAAAGAGCCGATAACTACGGCTTAG
- a CDS encoding fatty acyl-AMP ligase, whose amino-acid sequence MALIIPDEIEEDWACKVYNIVDWHTATLVDMLQHRAKVSPTMVLYTLLDADCNSVDHLTSSQLDDRAATIAAGLHHFGKVGDRVLLLCDNDLNYISAFFGCIYAGMIPASGVHIDVMRSDERFEMVANDAQPRLIIGPRKILADYKSEHKNLNCKPVWVPLEVLLNAKDKVAIKGENQGVAFIQYTSGTTKNTRGIELTHRNLIFNLRHQAKSYEYLDEEYSGLSWLPLAHDMGLIGCVLLAIGCGGRCILLPPKYFIEKPIRWLKAMSRYKTSMSGGPTFAYNLCVREVTEEDMQELDLSNWEIALNGADTAQADIMKRFCKKFAPAGFKARHLVFGYGLAEATLTVTRTQRRVSPKFRSFSRNALMAGFAWPSTNKFDRRELISCGSSLEDQSVKIVDPETHTVLRNGRVGEIWISGPSIAKGYFNRPEETEEVFHAKIKGEDRDYLRTGDLGFLLSDNLFFSGRMSNVIVLRGKTYDPDDVSGALEAACSDIRPNATAFFLSDPEDITSITVIIELIKKPQDSYDSIAELVYELITKTYDIWPRMIVLTRPGGVLKTPSGKAQIARTRKALHEDALPIIQKFYYDVPDLPPPLSREEALVEVERWIAQETKDWDEDVKELTREKLVNREMDSELLLNLRRDFEHHFHIQIDPSEFMVACQTYNDLCQLLAGQISAHS is encoded by the coding sequence ATGGCGCTTATTATTCCAGATGAGATAGAGGAAGATTGGGCATGTAAAGTGTACAACATTGTCGACTGGCACACGGCTACGCTGGTCGATATGTTACAACATCGTGCCAAAGTATCACCGACCATGGTCTTATATACTTTGCTAGATGCTGATTGTAATTCGGTTGATCATTTGACGAGTTCCCAGTTGGATGATCGCGCCGCAACCATTGCGGCGGGGTTACATCATTTTGGCAAAGTAGGGGATCGGGTCCTGTTGCTATGTGATAATGATTTAAATTATATCTCTGCATTTTTTGGGTGTATTTATGCCGGTATGATCCCTGCCTCTGGGGTGCATATTGATGTAATGCGTAGTGATGAACGTTTTGAAATGGTGGCCAATGATGCGCAACCTAGGCTGATTATTGGGCCACGTAAAATATTGGCTGATTATAAATCAGAGCATAAAAATTTAAATTGTAAACCTGTATGGGTCCCTTTGGAGGTCTTATTAAATGCCAAAGATAAGGTTGCAATTAAAGGAGAGAATCAAGGGGTTGCCTTTATACAATATACGTCTGGTACAACTAAAAATACGCGAGGTATTGAACTTACGCATCGAAATCTTATCTTTAATTTACGCCATCAAGCCAAAAGCTATGAATATTTGGACGAGGAATATAGTGGTTTAAGTTGGTTGCCTTTGGCGCATGATATGGGATTGATTGGGTGCGTATTGTTGGCCATTGGATGTGGTGGTCGTTGTATATTATTGCCACCTAAATATTTTATTGAAAAGCCTATTCGTTGGCTTAAAGCAATGTCGCGATATAAAACAAGTATGTCTGGTGGTCCTACTTTTGCTTATAATCTATGTGTAAGAGAGGTGACAGAGGAAGATATGCAGGAACTGGATCTATCCAACTGGGAAATAGCTTTAAACGGTGCTGATACGGCGCAAGCTGATATTATGAAACGATTTTGTAAGAAATTCGCCCCTGCTGGATTTAAAGCACGCCATTTGGTTTTTGGATATGGTTTAGCCGAGGCCACGCTGACTGTCACTAGAACGCAAAGACGTGTTTCTCCTAAATTTAGAAGCTTTTCACGTAATGCGTTAATGGCAGGATTTGCCTGGCCCAGCACTAACAAATTTGATCGTAGAGAGCTGATTTCTTGTGGTTCTTCTTTGGAGGATCAATCGGTTAAGATCGTTGATCCAGAAACGCATACTGTCTTACGTAACGGTCGTGTGGGAGAAATTTGGATTTCTGGTCCCAGTATTGCCAAAGGATATTTTAACCGTCCCGAAGAAACAGAGGAAGTTTTTCATGCAAAAATTAAAGGGGAAGATAGAGATTATTTACGGACAGGGGATTTGGGCTTTTTATTAAGCGACAACTTGTTCTTCTCGGGCAGAATGAGTAATGTTATTGTATTACGCGGAAAAACATATGATCCCGATGATGTCAGCGGTGCATTGGAAGCAGCATGTTCAGATATTCGCCCCAATGCGACAGCGTTCTTTTTAAGTGATCCAGAGGATATAACCTCTATTACTGTTATTATCGAATTAATAAAAAAGCCTCAAGATAGCTACGACTCAATTGCTGAATTAGTATACGAATTAATTACGAAAACTTATGACATTTGGCCTCGTATGATTGTTTTGACACGGCCGGGGGGGGTTTTAAAAACCCCCAGTGGTAAAGCGCAGATTGCAAGGACCCGTAAAGCTTTGCATGAAGATGCTCTGCCAATTATTCAAAAATTTTATTATGACGTTCCTGATCTGCCACCCCCTTTATCACGTGAGGAGGCCTTAGTGGAGGTTGAGCGCTGGATAGCCCAAGAGACCAAAGATTGGGATGAAGATGTCAAAGAGCTAACACGTGAAAAATTAGTAAATAGAGAAATGGATTCAGAACTTTTGTTAAATCTAAGACGTGATTTTGAACATCATTTCCATATTCAGATTGACCCATCTGAATTTATGGTTGCATGCCAAACCTATAACGATTTGTGCCAATTGCTGGCGGGTCAAATTAGTGCGCATTCTTAA
- a CDS encoding type I polyketide synthase, protein MQVLDNKKYSGEIAIIGIGCRFPGGIVDLDSFWTAICGKKETVSPILPSRWNWRAVYDKDNATIAKSFFMNGSFLTQPIDEFEPLFFGMSPKEAVQCDPQQRILLEVAWEAMEEGGLVAAKYAGKKVGVFVGIFATDWLIMQSSPYASEGNVETNFLATTASTTMISARLSYFFDFCGPSLALDTACSSSLTAIHLACQSLRNGDSDMAMAGGINIMLIPQSGALVAKARFMAEDGKSKSFDAAADGYGRGEGCGIILLKRLEDAVQDGDKIHAVISGIGINQDGHNEGITVPSAVAQEKLIRSVAEQAGINLKDIAYVEAHGTGTPVGDPLEAQAISNTIGKSRTKQDPVIIGSVKANIGHLEAAAGVAGLIKACLCLEHKAVPPQANLKEPNPSIPFDEMNLRLVQDETVPLTTTAKDLYVAVNSFGYGGSNANAILRAPRIEESTPEISSDYVNLPSDQYILSLSTKQQPSLKLMAEAYAEFLRQENGPSLGDICYSVGKYRSFFQRHLVAFGKSKAEIAQKLEDFAQDKPNPDVIVGQQQIKTQTQPAFVFSGMGPQWWGMGQWLLKHGPAECLAIAKEIDHYFKELSGWSVLAEMQKAEAESRIHETAVAQPAIFTIQVCLAEALKLYNIRPAAIVGHSVGEAAAAYVAGALSIKDATTVIYHRSRLQQTFAGRGSMLAVGMPPSAAADLIKDYEGDVAVAAINSPRSFTLSGTKENLEKIAAELEKRSEFNRFLKVELAYHNPIMTEIRDQFEEAVKNIQPQMPKIPLYSSVTGHICDDTFFHDANYWYRNLRQTVLFAEAVSNMMHDSYSLFLEIGPHPVLSASVKECAATLNISVGTAYTLHRSEPEEKALVKSLACLSAVGLDLDWNKISGGKRVDLPFYRWAREAYFGESKHSNQRRMALRLNPVLGDVDWSASRGWLSELNVNFLPWLPDHKIEGMMVLPGAAYVEAAIAAHAQLAINAPKEMQEPTIVEDLQLKKAMVIDGHFYPYMTWSVDELTGRLLVYGRTENDSPNWDLYASALLRRTSPWGGDVNEDLDALKARITDEVDVEFYYSQLSEHGLQYGPAFQTIQKLYRGDGVALAHLKIAESEQDTINDYYIHPTLLDGAFQLFGLLGAQEQQVADTTFVPVGIERVMYYGKHEGELYAYGCNVRKDDDLFIGDIYLYNLKGEPVVKVKGLTVKELANEKQKEAKRGRWLYRYEWKSAEVTPLLGEIANIAVITDNDVIAPPLIAELESQGLTIFQGKLGEKSGQESDYIFNIRQGNEEDYRAFFEFVGLQKCRALVYLHDGSDSEKDVTGLTLVQELLCLSKGLPALEDKDITDNLRCIIITNGAEKVLDDENITHLNQASLRGFVRVFSLERPELKLKMVDIDGDATVTEIPVLAAEILSDDVEDDVALRKDQRFVSRLVPYKNQDEIKPIPFADIQDKNIGYRLMPGRSGMLDQIHYDTFERQKPPPGHIEVEVVTSSLNFKDLLKVMGLLPRAVVKGTFHQDGLGMEAATRIVAVGEGAEEAGYRVGDRVIISTKNCLASHVTLSVETSYAMHLDKNSTIREAHRYNLSEEDIERVRKELVFEIPDAEASTMPTVYATAYHILIDVADIQEGQTILVHAGSGGLGLAAISIAKMRKARIFATAGNEEKRQYLRDIGCEHVWNSRSLEFVDGVKEVTNGKGVDIVLNSLAGEALQHSLDLVAPFGYFFEVGKRDIVEGKWLPMQAFNENITFRSMDCDRMLAQRPQEIIRILATVTRHVMNREIIMPPCTVMPVAKSTEAFRLLASAQHIGKVVIDFSDTTDLMVNPLPKEIPTVRNDAAYLITGAYGGMGLQLIKWLVSLGAKHLVLVGRSLKEDDQAIQEGLNILKSHGVRIHQMKADIVDYDSLKEVFDQAVQLEVPLKGVFHCAAVIDDGVIENLDNDRLAKVILPKAQGAWNLHELTKDMALDHFVLFSSATNLLGNIGQAAYVSANFFLDALAKYRKQMGLPGLAIEWGAIDGGAMYQKDSRAAKNFETIGVTPIAIKEALATISLLWKFDQPCVGVLDIDWSKWFGVFPMTRSVGRYQELLTLGNSSYEQTEALRQLNALPLEERLPFVVKNLIDILTKTLQIPPDSIDGNTRLTELGIDSLVGVELQIAISNTLGCEISLLQLMKEENLQDVGKVLLRKLKVPFESNESLVLDSDNDTAEQSNAEVPMIEDASKKEVE, encoded by the coding sequence ATGCAAGTGTTAGATAATAAGAAATATTCTGGTGAAATTGCTATTATTGGTATTGGGTGTAGATTCCCTGGTGGCATTGTCGATTTAGATAGTTTTTGGACCGCCATTTGCGGGAAAAAAGAAACTGTTAGTCCTATTTTGCCTTCGCGTTGGAATTGGAGGGCTGTTTACGATAAAGATAATGCCACTATCGCCAAAAGCTTTTTCATGAATGGGAGTTTTTTAACGCAGCCTATTGATGAATTCGAGCCCTTATTTTTTGGAATGTCACCCAAAGAAGCAGTGCAATGTGATCCTCAACAACGTATTTTGCTAGAAGTCGCCTGGGAGGCAATGGAAGAAGGGGGATTGGTCGCTGCTAAATATGCGGGTAAAAAGGTAGGGGTGTTCGTTGGGATTTTTGCAACCGATTGGCTGATTATGCAATCCAGCCCTTATGCCAGTGAGGGGAACGTTGAAACAAATTTCTTGGCCACGACTGCATCGACAACCATGATTTCCGCACGGTTATCTTATTTCTTTGATTTTTGTGGCCCATCTTTGGCGCTGGATACGGCTTGTTCATCTTCCTTAACAGCTATTCACTTGGCTTGCCAAAGCCTTAGAAATGGTGACAGTGATATGGCAATGGCTGGGGGCATCAATATTATGTTGATTCCCCAATCTGGTGCATTGGTTGCCAAAGCACGTTTTATGGCTGAAGATGGTAAAAGTAAAAGCTTCGATGCTGCTGCTGATGGATATGGTCGTGGTGAGGGATGTGGTATTATTCTTTTAAAACGTTTAGAAGATGCAGTACAAGACGGTGATAAAATCCACGCGGTGATTAGTGGTATTGGTATTAACCAAGATGGTCATAATGAAGGAATTACGGTTCCTAGTGCTGTTGCACAAGAAAAATTAATCCGCAGTGTTGCTGAACAAGCAGGGATTAATCTAAAAGATATTGCTTATGTTGAAGCTCATGGTACAGGAACGCCTGTTGGTGATCCACTAGAGGCCCAAGCAATTTCAAACACAATTGGTAAAAGTCGCACAAAGCAAGACCCTGTTATTATTGGATCGGTAAAGGCTAATATTGGGCATCTAGAGGCTGCGGCAGGGGTGGCAGGGCTGATTAAGGCCTGTTTGTGCCTAGAACACAAAGCTGTTCCCCCTCAAGCTAATTTAAAAGAACCTAATCCTAGTATTCCCTTTGACGAGATGAATTTACGATTAGTACAAGATGAAACCGTTCCGTTAACAACGACGGCAAAAGATTTATACGTTGCGGTTAATTCTTTTGGATATGGTGGATCTAATGCAAACGCCATTTTACGTGCCCCCCGTATAGAAGAATCTACGCCAGAAATTTCTTCTGATTATGTAAATCTGCCTTCTGATCAGTATATTTTATCGCTGTCGACCAAACAACAACCTTCGTTAAAGTTAATGGCAGAAGCTTATGCTGAGTTTTTAAGACAGGAAAATGGACCATCACTGGGGGATATTTGTTATTCTGTTGGTAAATATCGTTCTTTTTTCCAAAGGCACTTAGTTGCTTTTGGTAAAAGTAAAGCCGAAATCGCTCAAAAACTAGAAGATTTTGCTCAAGATAAACCTAATCCCGACGTAATCGTTGGGCAACAACAAATTAAAACACAGACACAGCCTGCTTTTGTTTTTTCAGGCATGGGTCCTCAATGGTGGGGCATGGGACAATGGTTGTTAAAACATGGTCCTGCAGAATGTTTAGCAATTGCTAAAGAAATAGACCATTACTTCAAAGAACTGTCTGGATGGTCTGTGTTGGCAGAAATGCAGAAAGCCGAAGCAGAATCCCGTATTCATGAAACTGCTGTTGCCCAGCCTGCAATTTTTACAATCCAAGTTTGTTTGGCAGAGGCACTAAAACTTTATAATATTCGCCCTGCTGCAATCGTTGGACATAGCGTTGGTGAGGCTGCTGCTGCTTATGTTGCTGGGGCATTAAGCATAAAAGACGCGACAACAGTGATTTATCATCGCAGTCGTTTGCAACAAACTTTTGCTGGTCGTGGATCAATGTTGGCTGTGGGTATGCCTCCTTCAGCAGCTGCGGATTTAATTAAAGATTACGAAGGCGATGTTGCCGTTGCGGCAATCAATAGCCCACGTTCTTTTACCCTTTCTGGGACCAAAGAAAATCTTGAAAAAATTGCTGCTGAACTTGAGAAACGTTCAGAATTTAACCGTTTTCTAAAAGTTGAATTGGCCTATCATAATCCAATTATGACCGAAATTCGTGATCAATTTGAGGAAGCGGTTAAAAACATTCAACCACAAATGCCCAAAATCCCGCTTTATTCATCTGTTACTGGGCATATTTGTGATGATACGTTCTTTCATGATGCAAATTACTGGTATCGGAACTTACGTCAAACGGTTTTATTTGCTGAAGCCGTTTCAAACATGATGCATGATTCTTATTCTTTATTTTTAGAAATAGGGCCCCATCCAGTTTTATCCGCATCGGTGAAAGAATGTGCTGCAACATTAAATATTTCTGTTGGCACTGCTTATACTCTGCATCGTTCCGAACCAGAAGAAAAAGCATTGGTCAAGTCTTTGGCTTGTTTATCTGCTGTTGGTTTGGATCTGGATTGGAATAAAATCAGTGGTGGTAAACGCGTTGATTTGCCATTTTATCGCTGGGCAAGAGAGGCTTATTTTGGTGAAAGTAAACATTCTAACCAAAGACGTATGGCCTTAAGGTTAAATCCAGTATTGGGGGATGTGGATTGGTCTGCATCACGGGGTTGGTTATCGGAATTAAATGTTAATTTCTTGCCTTGGTTACCCGATCATAAAATTGAAGGGATGATGGTGCTGCCTGGTGCTGCTTATGTTGAGGCAGCCATTGCAGCGCATGCGCAATTAGCAATAAATGCACCAAAAGAGATGCAAGAACCCACGATTGTCGAAGACTTGCAACTTAAAAAAGCGATGGTCATTGATGGTCATTTTTATCCCTATATGACTTGGAGCGTAGATGAGTTAACAGGACGTCTATTGGTTTATGGACGTACGGAAAATGATTCTCCGAACTGGGACTTATATGCCAGCGCCTTGTTGCGTCGTACTTCGCCATGGGGTGGGGATGTTAACGAAGATCTGGATGCTTTGAAAGCCCGTATCACTGATGAAGTCGACGTTGAATTTTATTACAGTCAGTTAAGCGAGCATGGTTTGCAATATGGTCCAGCCTTTCAAACCATCCAAAAATTATATCGCGGTGATGGGGTTGCCCTTGCGCATTTAAAGATTGCTGAATCTGAACAAGACACGATTAATGATTATTACATCCACCCAACCTTGTTAGATGGTGCGTTTCAGCTGTTTGGATTGCTTGGCGCACAAGAGCAACAGGTTGCTGATACAACATTTGTACCAGTTGGAATTGAGCGGGTCATGTACTATGGCAAACATGAAGGGGAACTTTATGCTTATGGGTGCAATGTCAGAAAAGATGATGATCTATTTATTGGGGACATTTACTTATATAATTTAAAAGGTGAACCTGTCGTTAAGGTCAAAGGGTTGACCGTCAAAGAATTAGCCAATGAAAAGCAAAAAGAAGCTAAACGTGGACGTTGGTTGTATCGTTATGAATGGAAAAGTGCCGAGGTTACCCCATTATTAGGCGAAATTGCCAATATTGCCGTAATTACCGACAATGATGTGATAGCACCTCCATTAATTGCTGAATTGGAATCCCAAGGTCTGACAATTTTCCAAGGGAAATTAGGGGAAAAATCTGGTCAGGAATCAGATTATATCTTTAACATTCGTCAAGGAAATGAAGAAGATTATAGAGCATTCTTCGAATTCGTAGGGCTTCAAAAATGTCGTGCGTTGGTCTATTTGCATGACGGTTCCGACAGTGAGAAAGACGTTACTGGATTAACACTAGTACAAGAATTACTATGTTTATCCAAAGGTCTGCCAGCACTAGAAGATAAAGATATTACCGACAATTTACGTTGTATCATTATCACCAACGGGGCTGAAAAAGTTCTGGATGATGAAAATATTACTCATTTAAATCAAGCTTCTTTACGTGGATTTGTTCGTGTGTTCTCACTTGAACGCCCAGAGTTAAAGCTAAAAATGGTGGATATCGATGGAGATGCAACGGTTACGGAAATTCCTGTCTTGGCAGCTGAAATTTTATCAGACGATGTTGAAGATGATGTTGCCTTAAGAAAAGATCAACGCTTTGTTTCTCGTTTGGTTCCTTATAAAAATCAGGATGAAATTAAGCCAATTCCTTTTGCTGATATTCAAGACAAGAATATTGGATATCGATTAATGCCTGGTCGTTCAGGAATGTTGGATCAGATTCATTATGATACCTTTGAACGTCAAAAACCACCCCCAGGTCATATTGAAGTAGAAGTTGTTACTTCTTCTTTGAACTTTAAAGATCTGCTAAAAGTGATGGGGTTATTGCCACGTGCGGTTGTAAAAGGCACCTTCCACCAAGACGGTTTGGGTATGGAAGCAGCAACTCGAATTGTTGCTGTTGGTGAAGGGGCGGAAGAGGCAGGATATCGTGTTGGGGATCGCGTTATTATCTCCACCAAAAACTGTTTGGCATCTCACGTAACGCTTTCTGTTGAAACGTCTTACGCAATGCATTTGGACAAAAATTCCACCATTCGTGAGGCACATCGCTACAATCTGTCCGAAGAAGATATCGAACGTGTTCGTAAAGAATTGGTTTTTGAAATCCCCGATGCAGAAGCATCAACCATGCCAACGGTATATGCGACTGCATATCATATTTTAATTGATGTGGCCGACATTCAGGAAGGGCAAACGATTTTGGTTCATGCCGGTTCTGGCGGCTTGGGTCTGGCTGCAATTTCGATTGCGAAAATGAGGAAAGCCCGCATTTTTGCCACCGCAGGGAATGAAGAAAAACGTCAATATTTGCGTGATATTGGGTGTGAACATGTTTGGAATTCCCGTAGCCTTGAATTTGTTGACGGGGTTAAAGAAGTAACCAATGGCAAAGGAGTCGATATTGTATTGAACTCTTTGGCAGGGGAAGCGTTACAACATAGTTTGGATTTGGTGGCACCTTTTGGATATTTCTTTGAAGTGGGTAAACGCGATATTGTTGAAGGCAAATGGCTGCCAATGCAGGCCTTTAACGAAAATATTACGTTCCGTTCTATGGATTGTGACCGCATGTTGGCACAACGTCCCCAAGAAATTATTCGTATCTTGGCTACGGTTACCCGACATGTCATGAACCGTGAAATTATTATGCCGCCTTGTACGGTGATGCCAGTAGCTAAATCAACAGAAGCATTCAGATTGCTGGCATCCGCACAGCATATTGGTAAGGTTGTTATTGATTTTTCTGACACGACAGATTTGATGGTCAATCCGTTGCCAAAAGAAATACCAACGGTTCGGAATGATGCTGCTTATCTGATTACAGGTGCTTATGGAGGGATGGGCTTACAACTAATAAAATGGTTAGTATCCCTTGGTGCTAAACACTTGGTCCTAGTTGGTCGCTCCTTAAAAGAGGATGATCAAGCTATTCAAGAGGGATTAAATATTCTTAAATCTCATGGTGTTCGAATACATCAGATGAAGGCGGACATTGTTGATTACGATAGCTTAAAAGAGGTCTTCGACCAAGCAGTTCAATTGGAAGTTCCTTTAAAAGGGGTGTTCCATTGTGCGGCTGTTATCGATGATGGCGTGATTGAGAATCTTGATAATGATCGTTTGGCCAAGGTTATTTTGCCAAAAGCACAAGGGGCATGGAATTTACATGAATTAACCAAAGATATGGCTTTGGATCACTTTGTTTTATTTTCTTCTGCAACGAACTTGTTGGGTAATATTGGACAGGCTGCTTATGTTTCTGCCAACTTCTTCCTTGATGCATTGGCTAAATATCGCAAGCAAATGGGATTACCTGGTTTGGCCATTGAATGGGGGGCTATCGATGGGGGTGCGATGTATCAAAAAGATAGTCGTGCTGCCAAAAACTTTGAAACAATTGGTGTAACCCCTATTGCGATCAAAGAAGCCTTAGCAACAATTTCCTTGCTTTGGAAATTTGATCAACCTTGTGTGGGTGTATTGGATATTGATTGGTCGAAATGGTTTGGAGTGTTCCCAATGACACGTTCAGTGGGACGTTATCAAGAGTTATTAACCCTTGGTAATTCCTCTTACGAACAAACTGAAGCGTTGCGTCAATTAAATGCTCTGCCATTAGAGGAACGTTTACCTTTTGTGGTGAAAAATTTGATCGATATTCTGACTAAAACGTTGCAAATCCCACCAGATAGTATTGATGGCAATACGCGGTTGACTGAACTTGGGATTGATTCCTTGGTTGGGGTTGAACTGCAAATTGCAATTAGTAATACCTTGGGATGTGAAATTTCATTGTTACAATTAATGAAAGAGGAAAATCTGCAAGATGTTGGGAAGGTATTGTTAAGAAAGTTAAAAGTACCATTTGAAAGTAATGAGTCTTTGGTCCTTGATTCTGACAATGATACCGCTGAACAGTCAAATGCAGAGGTTCCCATGATTGAAGATGCTTCAAAGAAAGAAGTGGAATAA